From Lucilia cuprina isolate Lc7/37 chromosome 4, ASM2204524v1, whole genome shotgun sequence:
CCCTCCCAAGCGACTACTGTTTCATCGGCTACAACAACCATAAGCggcaataaaatacaaactataaatgccaaaaatttaacaccacaacaacaacgtattctaatacaaaatcttaaacaacaacagcagcagcaaactATAAATCAAAATCAAATCCAATTTAAAACCGTTCAGGTGGTGGGAAATACTTCCGCTAACCAGACAAACTTAACCGGTAGAGTTCAAACCGTTACTCAACACAATAATCCTAAAACTTCAGTTGTGGTGGTCTCACAAGATAATGCAACCGTACAACAGCAAAATATAACAAGAATACTAAAAACCACAAGCCAACAAATAAAGTCCGACATAACGGGAGCAACTGGAGCTGGTACCCGCGTTATAACTAGTTCTAGTGGACAAATAATATCTTTagataatttaatacaaaaacaaggAGGAACATTACGTATTACTGGCACCGGCAATAATACACAAACTATTAAAACTAATCAACAACACTTAACAGCAAATGTGATGCAAAAATCTCAACAGCAACAAGTGAAGCAACAGCAACCCCAACAGTATACTATTGTTTCAGTACCGAATAGTATTATATCCCTGGGCAGTAATTCAAATTTTACAGTGGGCCAAAGAATTATCACAACACAGGCTGGTTCTAGCAATACCAGCACTTTGGTAAATCTAGACTCTACGAAAGTAACACCGTCTGTTGTATCAACAGGTACCGGACGTGTTATAACTGCAACAGCAGCTGGtactaaaattattacaaaacaaacacCCGCCACCTCAACTTCAACTGGTAATATACGTCTTATTAATACTGTCAATCAAACGGCCAACATCAATTTGGCCACTTTACAAGGTAAACAAGTGGTCTTAACAACTGGCAAGGCGTTAAATACTATTAGCAAGGCTCAGtcacagcagcagcagcaaaatgTGGTACAAACCCAACAGGGCAGCATTGTTATTGGTGGGCAAACGGTTAAATTGCAGCAAGGAAGTGTAAGTAAAGATGAAGAGgttgtagatagatagatagatagatagatagatagatagatagatagatagatagatagatagatagatagatagatagatagatagatagatagatagatagatagatagatagatagatagatagatagatagatagatagatagaaagatagatagatagatagatagatagatagatagatagatagatagatagatagatagatagatagatagatagatagattgatatatagatagatagattgatatatagatagatagatagatagatagatagatagatagatagatagatagatagatagatagatagatagatagatttattaagttatttacaGTTACTTAagtaattttcatttcaaacaaCTGAGATTGTATGAATTATTTTCacgaaaacaatattttttgttcctCACCCTCAGACAAACATACAACAATTGCTGCAGAAAAGTGGCGGCAATATCATTAGCAgtcaaaattcttcaacaaATCTCacaggaacaacaacaacaacaccacatTTACAAACCGTTATAATGGGTAATCAAATCTTAAGAGTACAACAATTACCACAAATTGTCTCAACAGCAAATCGTATAAATGTGTCGAATGCAAAAACTCTAAGCAATAACATGGATAATAGTTTAACGACCACAAACTCCAATACgccaaaaacaatatttgtcgGTTCGACAGGACAAACATTAAGACTACAGCCAGCCTCCTCACAAACacaaaacataacaaataaaaacataattgtaCAAACGCAGCAACAGgtaagaaaatgatttaaacaaataataaaacaaaataatgttaaCAACATTTTTCTAACTAATTGCAAGAATTCAACAAATAAAACTGCTGCCACCAGTAGTGGTAATACAACCACACCGAATCGCGTCGTTTTAGCCGTACAAGGTGGTGGTCAAATATTTTTATCGCCTAATTTTCAAGGTGGTAATATTAATCTTAAGTCATTGCAAAATATGAAAGTGGTATCATTGGCTCAACATCCCAATGCAAAACTTAAAGATTCTTCAACTGTAACCAATACTTCATCATCATTAGCATCATCGTCGTCGGCCTCAACGTTGACAGCTCAACCTACacagaacattttaaaaactacatCCACACCCTCTACTAGTGatacaaatgtttaaacatttaacttttagtaaacaaaaaaaaaaaaaactcattttataatgtaaacCAATCATACCCATTTGATCAtcgttttttcttttagtttataaatcTACGCCAAGCGTagtagtatttaaattttattttaaccaacctaaaattaatttttgtacataaaacTCAATCAATCTATAAAAAgatacatttatacattttatagttATAGATAatgtaatatataatataatagagtataatataaataatattataaacaaaaactattatattaGAAACCAGCAATTATTCCCCTACTCCCCAAACCCATAATCTTTGTTGTATTTTACCAATTTCTTAATTATACAAAACACATTTTGtacgaaatttaatttatattaattaatatttaacactCACACACTTCACTccccatacatacatacactacTTGAGTTAGTaataaaagagtttatttttttaattattaataattagcataaaaacttaaataaaaaacatcttGAATATAACagcttttagaaatttatataaaaaaataaatgggaGTTTTTATTGATATTCTTCTTTTTGTCGAACAAACTTTAGACTCTTTAATAACAactagacagatagatagatagatagatagatagatagatagatagatagatagatagatagatagatagatagatagataaatagatggatagatagatagatagttagatagatagatagatagatagatagatggatagatggatagatagataggtagatagatagatgatagatagatggatagatgatagataggtagatagatggatagatagatagacagatacatatatatataaaataaataaataaatagatctGTGGATCgattaattgaattaaacttTAAAGGGGAAATTGGGCACACAATTACTAATATTACCATATCCCTAATAGGAATAATGCTGAAACATACTAGATTTTTACGTGTACAATTTAAAACAGAacgaaaaaaaccaaaaacaaaacgtGTCCTGTTAAAATTGCaagataaatgaaaattttcaaaattttaatctaaTAGCGATTAGATacgatttctttattttttatattcttttatcaAGGACTTTAttgcaatatgtttttttttaatattgcagcgaatttaatttaatttttattgaaatcaatTCTTATAACTATTCTTCTTCAAATTCACAATTATTCGAttacttttgcaaaaaatatcaataaaactcATGCAGCACTATTTTTACACGCTGTGTTTAGTATACACAAAAAACAACTGATTCGATTGCAACTCTGTAAGAAAACTCAACACAGTTTAACTCTCTATACCTGAAACAGTTTTTTCGTACACTTTTTTAGCGGCGTTTCTTTTGGCTGaggagaaaaaaacataatttgcaaaactttttcacactatttacaatataaaaaataattaaacaataaataaaataatggaattttgttaaaaactcagaagttttaaagaaatgtaagTGTTAACGTGTTAAAAAACTGAACTTTGAGAGAAAAAGTTCTGCAAAGTTgaggaaaaaaaaacgaaacgacAATTATACTTGAGAATTGAAGTGAAGCTGCAGCGAGCagaaaaatagagaaaaagtgaaataagaaaaaaaaattgaaaaacttagaaaatctatgaaaaaagtaAGTAGTTCCACATAAAGATTAGTttacgaaaataaaatttcttttcttgcATATTTATGTGTGTTAGTGTTAAAGCAAACACGCTGAGACatgtttaagtttgttttaacattaaaatttgcatgCACTCTACGAAAAATAGTGTATAAAAAGAAACGGAAAATTGctaacccaacaaacattttgtttgtctttttaCAGAATTTCaccttttaaaaacttatagaGTGTGGACGgcgttaaaaaattaacatataaaTGGGCAAAGAAACATCCACCAACGATCTGGTCTGTCATAATACAAATGATGCTAAGAAAACTATTGAGGAAAACaaggaaaattctttaaaagataaaaattccATACAAAACGATATcaccacaacaacagcagcaaataaAGGTAGCAAAttgaatacaaataaaactgAGGAAGAGGTATTGGAGGATGAAAACAGTAACGACAGCAGCACAAGTAACGACACAAAAGCCACCACCAGCTCAACAAACAATTCCTCCAGTACCTCAACATCTAAAGATACTACAAAGAGTAAAACTTCATCATTAGCAACGGACCAGTCAGCAtctaataaagaagaaaataaagaagaaaaaaccaaTAAGCCAGAAGAACCACAATTCCGCGTTGCCTCCAATAATAATACGGGTTTTAAATTACGTATAGTACCTTTAGAGAAATTACTCGAAAAGCCTAGAGAAAACGAAATAACTAAGGAAAAGAAACGCTCTAATTCTCCTGAGCTAAAAAAGAAAGTGGAAAAAACTGAAAGATCTACTAGATCCGCCAAACTTCCGGTAGATAAAGCGGTTAGACGTTTACCCGAACGATCACGTAAACcagtatcttttgtagaaatCTCAGAAAGTGAATCAGAGGAACTAGATTCCGTTAAAGAAGGCAAAAGTGAGTCGGATTCCTCAGAAGAAGAGATACGACCGCCTGTAAAAAGATCATCTAAAAAAGAAACTGTTGTTAAACGCCAAACCTTAGCCCGCCCACCATCTCCTTCTAGCGTTAGGCGTTGTGTAGTGAAACTAAAACGTTGCACATTAGCCGATTTCAAGAATCTTAAATcgaaacacaacaaaaaagctAAAATGAATGGTGGCACCGAGAAGCCTTCGACCTCGGCTGCACGACGAAAACGTATTTCATCTGACAATGATGATTCtgattttgaattaaaacaaaGCGATTCTGATGATCGCATCTCAGGCCCTGAAGACAATCCCGAGGAGCCAGAGAGCCAAAGGGACAGTAGCGATAGTGAGGTAATACCTACACGCAAAAGACGTGTATTCCAAAAAGGTAAAAATTCGGATAATTCCGATGAGGATTTCGAACCTGACAACAAGAAATCTAAAAAGAAACGACGACGAATTCGTAAAAATTCCAGCGATGAGTCagaagatgatgatgacgatgatgatgatggaaaAAAGGACAAAGGCAAACGTAAAGACATacgtaaaattataaaaacttccGAACTTAATATAAGCACCAAAACCGCTACCAAGGAAGAGGAAGAACGTCGCAAACGTATCGAGGAACGTCAAAAATTGTATAATCAAATCTATGAGAAACCCGAAAGTGTGGAGGTAACCGAACTGGTTTTAGATTTTGATCCCGAATCCAAGAAAACTTTACTAGAGGTGGACAAGGGTCTAATGAAAAAACTTAAACCCCATCAGGTTACAGGCGTCAAATTTATGTGGGATGCTTGTTTTGAGACTATAGAAGATGCCCAAGAAAAACCTGGTTCGGGTTGTATTTTGGCCCATTGCATGGGTCTAGGTAAAACTTGTCAAATTGTCACTTTGTCTCACACTTTACTGGCGAATTCCAATAAAACCAATGTCGAGCGTGTACTCATCATTTCCCCCCTAAGTACTCTCAATAATTGGGCTCGCGAATTTAAATATTGGATGGGTTTTACTCGTAAACGCAACATTGAAATCTACGACATGTCCAAGTATAAAGATAAAAATAccagaattttcaaattaaatgaaTGGTTCGAGGAAGGCGGTGTCTGTATTATGGGTTACGATATGTATCGTATATTAACCAATGAAAAGGCCAAGGGTTTGCGCAAGAAACAACGTGAACAATTACAACAGTCGCTGGTGGAACCGGGACCCGATCTAGTGGTCTGTGATGAGGGTCATTTGCTAAAGAATGAAAAGACTTCGATTAGTAAAGCTGTAACACGTATGCGCACTATGCGACGTATTGTATTGACCGGTACTCCACTACAAAATAATCTCAAGGAATGTAAGTAAAAGTGATCAATATCATTATATTagtattctttttttcttaactgcttattgttttatttttagactATTGTATGATACAATTTATCAAACCCAATCTCTTGGGTACTTATAAGGAATATCTCAACCGTTTTGTTAACCCCATAATGAATGGTCAATATACAGACTCCACAGAACGTGATATACGTTTAATGAAGCACCGTTCTCATATCTTGCATCAACTGTTGCAGGGCTGTATACAACGACGAGATTATTCGGTGCTGGCACCGTATCTACCACCCAAACATGAATATGTCGTCTATACCACATTGTCTACACTGCAGCAACTATTGTATGAACATTATATGACACACCAACGTGATATTGGCAGTTCCATATCCGAGGGGAAAGGAGCTCGACTTTTCCAAGATTTTCAAGAATTAAGACGCATATGGACACATCCCATGAATATGCGCATTAACAGTGATTCAGTTATTCGCAAAAAAGTATTAGCTAATGATAATGATTCATTGGACGATTTCATtgatgacaatgatgatgaCGAAGAAGAAGCGGCTGGTGGCGGTGGTTCTTCCTCAGACACATCAGTAGATTCGTCAAAATCATTTGgtagtggtggtggtggaggAGGTGGTGCTGGTGCCTCATCTAAGTCTCGCAAGACTAGAAATTATCGTCGTAATAATGCTGGCGATGAAAATGACAGTGATATAGAGGAAGTGGCACCGGTACAGCAAGATGATCCATCTGAGTGGTGGAAACGTTTTGTGGCCGATAAGGAACTTAATAATATCAATCATTCCCCCAAATTGGTTATACTAATGAAACTATTACAACAATGTGAACAAATTGGCGACAAACTATTGGTTTTCTCACAATCGCTGCAGAGTTTGGACacaattgaacattttctatcgTTGATTGATAGTAAAACTAGAGGTTATGAATATGAAGGTAAGTTACAAACTATAAGAATAGTTAAAGCTTTTggttaaagaaaagttttttacaaaagttgttTAAGGTCTTTGGTCAGAATTTGAAAtacatgtttataaatttatatttgcagGTGATGTCGGCGATTTCACTGGCTTTTGGAGTTCCGGTACCGATTACTTTCGCTTAGACGGCTCATGTTCGGTGGAGCAACGTGAATCCATGTGCAAGAAATTCAATGATCCGACCAACTTAAGAGCTCGTCTATTTCTAATTTCAACACGAGCCGGCGGTTTGGGAATCAATTTGGTTTCTGCCAATCGTGTAGTTATATTCGATGTCTCCTGGAATCCTTCACACGACACCCAAAGTATTTTCCGTGTTTATCGTTTTGGCCAAGTGAAACCTTGCTACATATATCGTCTCATTGCAATGGGCACCATGGAACAGAAGTTATACGAACGTCAAGTAGCTAAACAGGCTACGGCCAAGCGGGTTATTGATGAACAGCAAATATCGCGTCATTATAACCAATCGGATTTACAGGAACTCTACACATATGAATTGGAACCTAGTATGCCACGAGAAATACCACTTTTGCCCAAGGATCGTTTGTTTGCCGAACTATTGTCGGAACATGAAAAATTACTGTTCAAATATCACGAACATGACTCTTTGCTCGAAAATGAAGAAAGTGAAAATCTTAGCGAATCGGAACGTAAAGAGGCCTGGTCTGAATTCGAAGCTGAGAAGACACGTACCGTACAGACCGCACAGTTTATGTCTTATGATCGTAGCGCCTATGGCGGCCAATATGGCAATGCCTCGGGTAGTGTTACTTCCAATAAAATATTCGGTTTTCGTTCGGATGTACTACTACAATTGCTTAACATGAAAATTGCTAAGGATCATCCTGAAATGACACAAAATCAAGTTATACAAGTAGTACCAACATATTTGAATACATTGTACAGCCAAATGAACAATGGGGATCCTACTATGTATAAGGATCTTTTGTCATTGCATGCTACTCTGGCCCATCCGAGTGGCATGTACATGAATCCGTTATTATATGTTAATCAAAATCCACAGGCGGCTGGCTATTTTCAGGGTCAGACAGCCAATGGAGTTGTGGGTGGTAGTGGTGTAGGTGCTGGTCCTGGTGTGGGTGGTGTACAAATTGTTCCCAATCCAGCGGCTCAAGCTATGGGTGCTGCCCCTCCAAGACCAGCACCTGGTTTCGATCCGAATGAGGTTTATGAAATTGATTAAATTATAATGTTGTAATATTATCGTAACACAACAATTAATTTCCTCGACTTTCTATATcgtacacatacacacacacatacatatacatacaatacatatatactttgtaGATTAGGagactttattattattattatttttactattaatttagcctttgttctttttttaagattttagctttctgtttcattttttgtgttaaattttatctttttttagttttttttttcctcctTTCCCGTTTTGCTTTAAAGGAAGTTTtagaaagtttatatttttgtaaattattcttTAAACTAATGATTGATCTCCCCCAAAAcacagttttaaaatttgtttaaaattcaattaaaacaaacaacctCTACTTTTCTTACTCCTAAAACCCCTTTcctttacacatttttttatactttcatTTCCAATTTGATAAGTTGATTTAGAcgctatttaacaaaaaaacatttattttttatatacaattattttgttttttaaagagaGCAGAGATTAAAACtctttaaatcaaatttaagttaattactGTTTATTGAAgctaaatatacataatttttaattttatttttaatttaacaaaatacaacCAATCCCCTACactttattaataacaattaatgAATATTACtttactttaatataaattttaacttatacaaaaaaaaaacgatatttaAAAAGTCTTTGGTTTAGTTCCctatttaataagtttaataaacaaaataaaaacaacaacaaaaacatgaaatgaaaatcttataaaataaaactaataatccTCAAAAATACACACACTCCTCTAtatcattaaagaaaaaaacacataatttaaaaatatttttaaacttataaattaattataaaaacacaaaaaaataaataattaataaaaatcacacacaataaaaaaactcccatataaaacaaacaccaggttaattagtaataaaaattatacaaaaaaaatatatataaataatattggtGTTGAAATTTCTTAGTGGATTTCTTAATTCATATGAAGACAGTGGAAGGAATAAATATGAATTAtcacagaaaatgattttagctaaaataccaaatttcaactaaaaattcgaatacgtattgaattttctgtaaaatttttatctattttgaaatttttcgaaaGAATATTCTCTTatgcaattttctatataaaaaaaaattggtacagaatattttttttataaaaatatataaatcttttataaaaatcattctCCAATCTTCATATTTGTCTATAGCTcttctattaaataaaattataattcttcttaaaaaagtttttgtaacaaacaaaaaaaatactttggaTTTTTAAccacaaattgaaaaaattaaattttagtgctactctttaaaaaaaatcgtactttcgactttttataaacaactttATTCATCTATCTGGCAATAGCAATAATGCAATAGGTATTTAAGTCTGGCAACTCTAagcattgttttgtttttttttcgctgtcagaattttttgtttgcaaagAAGTCTTAGAAGTGATAAAAAAATGTCCACATCTTCCAATGTTAATGGCAATCTAATGGATGAATTTGAAGAGGCTTTCCAAAATTGTTTGCTTTCACTCACCAAATTAGAGGCGAATACTGGCACTAATAAGGAAGAAGTCGAATTGGAAGTGCAGAAAACTACAAACCGTTTTATAGATGTAGCCCGGCAAATGGAAGCATTCTTTTTGCAAAAACGTTTTTTGGTTTCGACTCTAAAACCCGATCAACTAATCAAGGATGAAAATCAAGATCTACGCACAGAAATTTCACGTAAAGAAACTTTACTCAATAAACATTACAGTCGTCTGGAGGAGTGGAAAGCCTGTCTCTCAGATATACAACAAAATCCCGCTATACTTAATAGACCGGTGGGTGGTCTACCAGCAGGTTTAGGCGAGCCTGGTGGTAGCATGATTGGACCTTCTGGATCTGGTGGACCTTTGGGAGTAGGTGCAATGGCTGCTATGGGAGGACCACCGGGTCGTGGTGGTATGATGCCTAATGTTCCTGGTGCTATGGGTCCTATGTCGCAAATGGGTGCGGCGggacagcagcaacaacatttacaaaatcaaaaaatgttaCAGGCTCAGCAAATGCAACAGTTGCGCATGATGGGAAAATTACCAAAGTAGTAACGTTTTTTAAACCGGAATTACATATTGAGAAATTCAGAaagattttagtttaaattttagaaatacatataaatataagcaaaaaataaacaatttttaattaaaaaattaataagaaaattgtttaatacttaaaaaacCAGGTTTATGAAATCTATGTGGTAATCTCttcatattaattttgtttttctcactTAACTATGGGAATGCATTTGAACCATgacaaaagcaacaataatctgaattaagtttaatttttaatgttttatttatattaatattaaatatgtttactaAGAAATACATTAAagtgaatattatttaaaatattcaaatgaaaaatatgtatttgttaaacTACGCGTAAagaacttaaaagaaaaaatcctaaaatataaaaatattacaacaaaatacattatatatgtatgtaagtgttaCGACTGAAGAATGTGTTGTGCTAATGAAGACGTTGATTAATATACAttacacatatatgtacatataatggAATACTAGTAATATGATGGTCGTTTTAAACTGGagcatttttgtgttttttaacgTGACGATTAagactaaattttaaatcaaatgattttccacataaattacatttaaattgtgATTTAGTGGGTGTAGTTTTCGGTGACTGTTCTTGCTGTTCGGTGGACAAATGCTGATCATAATGTTGACGCAATTGTTCAATGGTGGCAAATGTTTCGGAACATTTAGCACAAGCAAatgtattaaaactattttcaatatgaGCAGGAGGAACATTAGCCAAAGTTTCTGCAGCATGTTCATCGTCTTGCTCTTCCTGCTCCTCCTCCTCCTCGTCATCTGTTGTTGTGTTATTTAAAGCTGTTTCTGTATGATATTCTTCAGGTGTATCGGTATTTGTTTCTTGTGGAGTTTCTTCTTCATGATCCATGTGTTCAGTTTGTGTAACGGAGGAAATGTTAGTATTTTGAGTATCGTGTATATCAGTATCATTGTCATAATCttcaaaaactgttatatttgtATGGTCAACATCATCATTTTGTTCAGGTGCAGACATTACAAGAGTATTATTTATTGTTGACTCCTCATTGTGACTTGCAGTTGCTGTTATAGGGCCTGTTATGTGAGTAGTAGCACGATGTTCTTCATTGACATGTGTTTCCAAATCAATTTGTTCCACAAATCCCTGATTACAATGGgcacaaagaaatttataattgattATATTGTCTTCCGGTTCTTGACACATTTGTTCATCTTCCTGTTGTTCCCCATATATAATATGACTTGTTTCTTGTGCACTAGGTGCATGTGACGTTTGTATGATCATCGTTGATTTGGTTACGTGATTGTCATCTTCATTTGCATGTATTTGCCAAATATGATTTTCTCTTTCATCTTCAGTTGAGAAGACTGAAAACGGAAAATTAAGCATGAGTAAGGAATAAGGTTCGAAAGAGGAATATTACTCTTGATAAGCACTATTAACCTAAAACGTTTATAATTACCTTCCTGACAATATTCACAGGAATATTTCGTTAGTAGCTCATGTTGACGTAAGTGTGATTTCATCTTCCTTGCCAAAACACCTGTAAAATATagtgtttagtttaaaataaaggataataaataacttttaagggGACCCACCTTTTCCacatattttacaattaattttgcCATGATTTGCACGTTTGTGTTCTCTTAGAGCATCTTTGGAGCTGCACACAAAACCACACAATGTACACTTGACATGTTTATTGAGTGTATGCCATTTCATGTGGAATTTGAGACGTGCCGgggtagaatttttaaattgcttGCCACAAATATGACAATCCATATCCCTGATTTCATGAGCACGTTGCATGTGCTGTTTATGATCTTCCTGGCCGGGAGAAAGATGCTGGCATAGTTTGCATTCAACTTGTTGCTGTGCGGGAACACTAGGCTCAGCTACACTTTCATTTTGTAACACTAGCTGTGTTATTTGAGAGGATGAAGGCAAAGTTTGTGGCACAACTTCCGTGGCAGATTCTACTATATTAGTGGATTGTTGTGTTACTTCTGCCGGTATGGTAGCTGCCTCTATAACTTCTTCTTTAATGGGTACATGAGGTATGTTAAAGGGTGTTGCACCATCATATTCCGTATCACTCAAATCATCGACATATATAAAATCGCAAATAGTTTGCTCTTCATTCGCCTCATCCGGCAATTCGGTTTTGATTTTAACATTGGCGAGACTACCGTTTGGCACATTGTAAAATTTGCGAAATTCATTTTGAGCATTAATGCAAGCAGCTCGCAATTCAAACACTTGCTCAAATTTGTGTATACAAGTATTGCAGACAAACTGTGGATAACCATCGTTTTCAGTCAcctgaaatattaaaacttacaaATTACTTTCATCTTTTGAAACTAAAATAACCCCTAAAGTTACCTCAATATTCCACTGGGCCAATTCTAAACGTATTAACATGATTTCTGAATGTTCCAGGGGTGACTCAAAAAGATGCTTAAGCTGCTGATTGCTTGGTGTTACATAGTGTATGCCGCAAGTACGGCAGGCCTTAATGTTTTCCAGAAATTCCGAATCTGTATCCATTTCTAATGGATTTCTCTATATTTcctaacaatttataaatttattaagtttctttttgaatttgttttaaaaaaatgtgtttgcaGCAAGccttttttagcgttttttcttaaatactcATCAGAAAACTACAAAGTAGTGTTGCCCTCACTTGTTCTGgcgtttgtttttacaaatcaaTATTAAGTATTGCCAGACTGTACTTTGTCTACACATATATTTTGCGCTCTTTGAGCTgtcaaaagtttattttgtgtgtgtgctTTTTGTCGGTCAAGTggcttttgtttgttgttaagttttaataaaatattaataaaaatattgtgtaaaatagtaaaattatatcaaaaattgGTTAAGGTAAGTGTTGAaaatcatatatatttattaatgaaacttattta
This genomic window contains:
- the LOC111674852 gene encoding mediator of RNA polymerase II transcription subunit 28, yielding MSTSSNVNGNLMDEFEEAFQNCLLSLTKLEANTGTNKEEVELEVQKTTNRFIDVARQMEAFFLQKRFLVSTLKPDQLIKDENQDLRTEISRKETLLNKHYSRLEEWKACLSDIQQNPAILNRPVGGLPAGLGEPGGSMIGPSGSGGPLGVGAMAAMGGPPGRGGMMPNVPGAMGPMSQMGAAGQQQQHLQNQKMLQAQQMQQLRMMGKLPK
- the LOC111674847 gene encoding zinc finger protein 26 — translated: MDTDSEFLENIKACRTCGIHYVTPSNQQLKHLFESPLEHSEIMLIRLELAQWNIEVTENDGYPQFVCNTCIHKFEQVFELRAACINAQNEFRKFYNVPNGSLANVKIKTELPDEANEEQTICDFIYVDDLSDTEYDGATPFNIPHVPIKEEVIEAATIPAEVTQQSTNIVESATEVVPQTLPSSSQITQLVLQNESVAEPSVPAQQQVECKLCQHLSPGQEDHKQHMQRAHEIRDMDCHICGKQFKNSTPARLKFHMKWHTLNKHVKCTLCGFVCSSKDALREHKRANHGKINCKICGKGVLARKMKSHLRQHELLTKYSCEYCQEVFSTEDERENHIWQIHANEDDNHVTKSTMIIQTSHAPSAQETSHIIYGEQQEDEQMCQEPEDNIINYKFLCAHCNQGFVEQIDLETHVNEEHRATTHITGPITATASHNEESTINNTLVMSAPEQNDDVDHTNITVFEDYDNDTDIHDTQNTNISSVTQTEHMDHEEETPQETNTDTPEEYHTETALNNTTTDDEEEEEQEEQDDEHAAETLANVPPAHIENSFNTFACAKCSETFATIEQLRQHYDQHLSTEQQEQSPKTTPTKSQFKCNLCGKSFDLKFSLNRHVKKHKNAPV